Proteins encoded together in one Prevotella scopos JCM 17725 window:
- the rnc gene encoding ribonuclease III translates to MLNNIIDRIKLPFRKEKELYLSLYQIIGIIPHDISYYKTALLHKSVARRNAKGKPVNNERLEFLGDAILDAIVGDIVYEHFPGKREGFLTNTRSKIVQRDTLNRLAKEMGICQLILSNGHTSSHNSYLGGNAFEALVGALYLDHGYNACMRFMKQQVLGKLINIDKVAYKEVNFKSKLIEWSQKNKVKMEFKLIENQKDQQGSPTFHFQVIMEGIPCGEGHGYSKKESQQEASKLTLQRLRREPQFIDEVFAAKANRTKMEEEPVLNVPETSQDMNFIEGSEPKVEKHENPFQTEVFDEKSSAADEVKEELTDSSVEGGEKTNNEDFDLSDISHSKSIDREAIIAAAEAEAFENK, encoded by the coding sequence ATGCTGAATAACATAATTGATAGAATAAAGCTCCCTTTCCGTAAGGAGAAGGAGCTTTATTTGTCTTTGTACCAAATTATTGGTATTATCCCGCACGATATCAGTTATTATAAGACTGCACTCTTGCACAAGAGCGTAGCGCGTCGTAACGCAAAGGGTAAGCCTGTTAACAATGAACGCCTTGAGTTTTTAGGTGATGCCATTCTCGATGCCATTGTCGGTGACATTGTTTATGAGCATTTCCCAGGCAAACGTGAAGGTTTCCTGACGAACACCCGTTCAAAGATAGTACAACGCGATACGCTAAATCGTTTGGCTAAAGAGATGGGAATCTGTCAGTTGATTCTCTCCAACGGACATACGTCTTCGCATAATAGTTATCTTGGTGGTAATGCTTTTGAAGCACTCGTAGGTGCTCTCTATCTTGACCATGGATACAATGCTTGCATGAGGTTTATGAAGCAACAAGTCCTTGGGAAGCTTATTAATATTGATAAGGTTGCTTACAAGGAGGTAAACTTCAAGTCAAAACTCATCGAATGGAGCCAGAAGAACAAGGTTAAGATGGAGTTCAAGCTGATTGAAAACCAAAAAGACCAGCAGGGTAGTCCTACCTTCCACTTCCAAGTTATTATGGAGGGAATACCATGTGGTGAGGGACATGGTTATTCAAAGAAGGAAAGTCAGCAAGAAGCTTCCAAACTTACGCTCCAACGTTTGCGTCGTGAACCTCAGTTTATAGATGAGGTATTTGCTGCAAAAGCTAATCGTACAAAGATGGAAGAAGAACCAGTGCTCAATGTTCCTGAGACTTCACAGGACATGAACTTCATCGAAGGTTCTGAACCAAAGGTTGAGAAACATGAGAATCCTTTCCAAACAGAAGTCTTTGATGAGAAGTCATCGGCTGCTGATGAAGTGAAAGAAGAACTGACTGATTCCTCTGTTGAGGGAGGAGAAAAGACTAACAACGAGGATTTTGACCTCTCTGATATTTCTCATTCTAAGTCTATTGACCGCGAAGCTATCATTGCAGCTGCTGAGGCAGAAGCGTTTGAAAACAAATAA
- the fabF gene encoding beta-ketoacyl-ACP synthase II, which yields MELKRVVVTGLGAVTPLGNTPEETWQNMLAGKSGAAPITHFDTTQFKTKFACEVKDLNINDYIDRKEARKLDRYTQLAIISAIQGVKDANFDMEKLDKNRVGVIYGVGIGGIKTFEDEVSYYAQHPENGPKFNPFFIPKMIADIASGQISIMFGFHGPNYTTTSACASSTNALASAFNQIRLGKADVIVSGGAEAAICACGVGGFNAMHALSTRNDDPEHASRPFSASRDGFVMGEGAGCLVLEELEHAKARGAKIYAEMVGEGESADAHHITASHPEGLGAKLVMKAALEDAGLKPEDIDYINVHGTSTPVGDISEAKAIKALFGDAAYKLNISSTKSMTGHLLGAAGAVEALACVMSVKEDIVPPTINHEDDDKDPELDYNLNFTFNKAQKREVRAALSNTFGFGGHNACVVFKKYAE from the coding sequence ATGGAATTAAAAAGAGTAGTTGTAACAGGTCTTGGCGCCGTTACTCCATTGGGTAACACTCCAGAGGAGACCTGGCAGAACATGCTGGCAGGTAAGAGTGGCGCTGCTCCTATTACACATTTCGATACAACCCAGTTTAAGACGAAGTTTGCTTGTGAGGTAAAAGACCTTAACATCAATGATTACATTGACCGTAAGGAGGCTCGTAAGCTCGACCGTTACACTCAGTTAGCAATCATTAGTGCTATTCAGGGTGTTAAGGATGCTAACTTCGATATGGAGAAGCTTGATAAGAACCGTGTCGGTGTTATCTATGGTGTAGGTATTGGTGGTATTAAGACTTTTGAGGATGAGGTGAGTTATTACGCACAGCATCCAGAGAATGGTCCAAAGTTCAATCCTTTCTTCATTCCGAAGATGATTGCAGATATTGCTTCTGGACAGATTAGTATTATGTTTGGATTCCACGGTCCTAACTATACAACAACATCTGCTTGTGCTTCTTCAACTAACGCTTTGGCTTCAGCATTCAACCAGATTCGTTTGGGTAAGGCTGATGTTATTGTTAGTGGTGGTGCTGAGGCAGCTATCTGCGCTTGTGGTGTAGGTGGTTTTAATGCTATGCATGCACTTTCTACACGCAATGATGACCCAGAACACGCTTCACGTCCATTCTCTGCAAGCCGCGATGGCTTTGTAATGGGTGAGGGTGCTGGTTGTCTTGTCCTTGAGGAGTTGGAGCATGCAAAGGCTCGTGGTGCTAAGATTTATGCAGAGATGGTTGGTGAAGGCGAGTCAGCTGACGCTCATCATATTACTGCTTCTCACCCAGAGGGTCTTGGTGCTAAGCTCGTTATGAAGGCAGCCCTTGAGGATGCTGGTTTGAAGCCAGAAGATATCGACTATATCAATGTTCATGGTACATCAACTCCTGTAGGTGATATCTCAGAGGCAAAGGCTATCAAGGCTTTGTTTGGTGATGCTGCTTACAAGCTGAACATCTCTTCTACAAAGAGTATGACAGGTCACCTCCTCGGTGCAGCTGGTGCTGTAGAGGCTTTGGCATGTGTTATGTCTGTGAAAGAAGATATCGTTCCTCCAACGATCAACCACGAGGATGATGACAAAGATCCAGAATTGGATTACAACCTGAACTTTACGTTCAACAAGGCGCAGAAGCGTGAGGTTCGTGCTGCACTTAGCAACACCTTCGGCTTCGGTGGTCACAATGCTTGTGTTGTATTCAAGAAGTATGCTGAATAA
- a CDS encoding acyl carrier protein: MSEIESKVKAIIVEKLGVDEAEVKPEASFTNDLGADSLDTVELIMEFEKEFGISIPDDKAEKISTVGDAISYIEENAK, from the coding sequence ATGTCAGAAATTGAATCAAAAGTAAAGGCTATTATCGTAGAGAAACTCGGTGTTGATGAGGCTGAGGTAAAGCCAGAGGCAAGTTTCACAAATGACCTTGGTGCTGACTCTTTGGACACTGTAGAGCTCATCATGGAGTTCGAGAAGGAGTTCGGTATTTCTATTCCAGACGATAAGGCTGAGAAAATCTCTACAGTAGGCGATGCTATCTCTTACATTGAGGAGAACGCTAAGTAA
- a CDS encoding DUF4254 domain-containing protein, which produces MSFTEHCNEIFNQAIRDYHITDNVDTPINNPYDRDSIENRLYLKCWIDTVQWHFEDLIRDPHINPEEGMSLKHRIDRSNQDRTDLVEQIDSYFRQLYSDVTPLPEATINTESPAWAVDRLSILALKIYHMKEQTERTDASAEHVEKCKSKLNILLEQQKDLSLAIDQLLDDIEHGRKYMKVYRQMKMYNDPATNPILYNKK; this is translated from the coding sequence ATGTCATTTACAGAACATTGTAACGAGATTTTCAATCAGGCTATCCGTGATTACCATATTACGGACAATGTAGATACGCCTATTAACAACCCTTACGACAGAGATTCCATTGAAAACCGTCTCTATTTGAAATGCTGGATTGACACAGTACAGTGGCACTTTGAGGACCTTATCCGTGACCCACATATCAACCCGGAAGAAGGAATGAGTCTTAAGCATCGTATTGATCGTTCTAATCAGGATCGTACTGACCTTGTTGAACAGATTGATTCATATTTCCGTCAGCTCTACTCTGACGTAACACCACTCCCAGAAGCAACTATCAATACTGAGAGTCCAGCATGGGCAGTTGACCGTCTGTCTATTCTTGCATTGAAGATTTATCACATGAAGGAGCAGACTGAGCGCACGGATGCTTCAGCCGAGCATGTTGAGAAATGTAAGTCTAAACTGAATATCCTTCTCGAACAACAGAAGGATCTCAGTCTTGCCATCGACCAATTGCTCGATGACATTGAACATGGCCGTAAGTACATGAAGGTTTATCGTCAGATGAAGATGTACAACGACCCTGCAACCAATCCGATTCTTTACAACAAGAAATAA
- a CDS encoding glycosyltransferase family 9 protein, whose product MKTPHILIIRFSAMGDIAMTVPIVYSLAKQYPNVRISVLSRPFAQPFFQHLAPNVEFMAADLKEEYKGFRGLNALYRRLVAKQFTAVADFHNVLRTRFLRLRFLLDGNSVAHINKHKQGKKRLCRKANKVFIQQPTSFQNYADVLEALGYPIKPEFTSIFPTEGGDLQLLPNMIGVKQPAERWIGIAPFAAHAGKMYPQERMEQVVRKLTETHPSWRIFLFGGGKHEIEVLNQWAAQYPQCLCVANVLKGLEKELILMSHLDTMVSMDSANMHLASLTGTRVVSVWGATHPYCGFMGWQQKEEDTVQINTLSCRPCSVFGNKPCHRGDFACMNNILPEEIIQRIEEGLL is encoded by the coding sequence ATGAAAACCCCACATATTCTTATCATTCGATTCTCTGCTATGGGTGACATTGCTATGACAGTCCCTATTGTTTATTCGCTTGCAAAGCAGTATCCAAATGTGAGAATAAGTGTGCTTTCTCGTCCTTTTGCCCAGCCATTCTTCCAGCATTTAGCACCAAATGTTGAGTTTATGGCTGCCGACTTGAAAGAAGAATATAAAGGTTTTAGAGGACTTAATGCGCTTTACCGTCGATTGGTAGCAAAGCAATTTACAGCAGTAGCCGATTTCCATAACGTACTCCGAACACGTTTCCTCCGCTTACGTTTCCTTCTCGATGGTAACTCTGTGGCACATATCAACAAGCATAAACAAGGTAAGAAACGACTTTGTCGGAAAGCAAACAAGGTTTTCATACAGCAGCCTACATCTTTCCAGAACTATGCTGATGTACTTGAAGCATTAGGTTATCCTATTAAACCCGAATTTACAAGTATCTTCCCAACGGAAGGTGGCGACTTACAGCTTCTCCCTAATATGATAGGTGTAAAGCAACCAGCGGAACGATGGATAGGTATAGCCCCTTTTGCAGCCCATGCAGGGAAGATGTATCCACAAGAAAGGATGGAACAAGTGGTACGCAAACTGACCGAAACGCATCCTTCTTGGCGTATCTTCCTCTTTGGTGGTGGTAAACATGAAATAGAAGTGTTGAACCAATGGGCAGCACAATATCCACAATGTCTCTGCGTTGCTAACGTCCTTAAAGGACTCGAAAAGGAACTCATCCTTATGAGTCATCTCGACACTATGGTTTCAATGGATAGTGCTAACATGCACCTTGCTTCCCTCACTGGTACACGCGTGGTAAGTGTATGGGGTGCAACCCATCCTTATTGTGGCTTTATGGGTTGGCAACAGAAGGAAGAAGATACTGTTCAAATAAATACACTCTCTTGTCGTCCTTGCTCTGTCTTTGGTAACAAACCCTGTCATCGGGGTGACTTCGCTTGTATGAATAATATTCTTCCAGAAGAGATTATTCAGCGTATTGAAGAGGGATTGCTGTAG
- a CDS encoding ribonucleoside-diphosphate reductase subunit alpha: MNITKRNGEVEVYNNEKISIAIKKSFISTGKDVSDSEIAGMVSEVEQFITENPELRTVEDIQNRVEKCLMAHGYYDEAKNYILFRYQRNEQRQAINYIAWSADDRELADVLHSVAREYRERSYSMVTLQEKFASFTKPGMSQKDAIEALIKAAVELTTPEAPAWEMISARILSYRSEKKITRLEEELGLKSFYRKVKYMTEEGLYGDYILQNYSEEEINEAATFIDLERNKLLNYSGLDLLLKRYVIKNYSGKVIERVQEMFLGIALHLAMPEKDDRLIWVRRIYDSLSKLEVTMATPTLSNARKPSHQLSSCFIDTVPDSLDGIYRSLDNFSQVSKFGGGMGMYFGKVRATGGNIRGFKGVAGGVIRWMRLVNDTAVAVDQLGMRQGAVAVYLDVWHKDLPEFLQLRTNNGDDRMKAHDIFPAICYPDLFWKMAEEDINQNWSLFCPNEIMRIKGYCLEDCYGEEWERKYLDCVNDQRISRRVISIKDIIRLVLRSAVETGTPFTFNRDTVNRANPNGHKGMIYCSNLCTEIAQNMAPIETVSKEIETKDGDTVVVTTTRPGELVVCNLASLSLGRLPLEDEEKMKEKVATVVRALDNVINLNFYPIPYAELTNQRYRSIGLGISGYHHALAKRRIKWESEEHLQFMDKVFETINRAAILASSNLAKEKGSYQFFEGSDWQTGAYFDKRGYDSAEWQDVRKTVASQGMRNAYLLAVAPTSSTSIIAGTTAGLDPIMKRFFLEEKKGSMLPRVAPELSDETYWMYKSAYLINQKWSVRASGVRQRHIDQAQSMNLYITNDFTMRQILDLYLLAWKEGVKTIYYVRSKSLEVEECESCSS; this comes from the coding sequence ATGAATATAACAAAACGTAATGGAGAAGTAGAAGTCTATAATAACGAAAAGATTTCAATAGCCATTAAAAAGAGTTTTATCAGCACCGGAAAGGATGTTTCAGATAGTGAGATAGCCGGAATGGTCAGCGAAGTAGAGCAGTTCATCACCGAGAACCCTGAACTGCGTACTGTGGAGGATATCCAGAACCGTGTGGAGAAGTGTCTTATGGCACATGGTTATTACGATGAAGCGAAGAATTACATCCTCTTCCGTTATCAACGTAATGAGCAACGACAGGCTATCAACTACATTGCGTGGTCAGCAGACGATCGTGAGTTGGCTGATGTATTGCATAGTGTAGCCCGAGAATACCGCGAGCGTTCTTATAGTATGGTGACACTTCAGGAGAAGTTTGCCAGTTTCACTAAGCCAGGTATGTCACAGAAGGATGCTATCGAAGCACTTATCAAGGCAGCTGTGGAGTTGACAACACCTGAAGCCCCAGCATGGGAGATGATTTCAGCACGTATTCTTTCTTATCGTTCTGAAAAGAAAATCACTCGTTTGGAAGAAGAATTGGGACTCAAAAGCTTCTATCGTAAGGTTAAGTATATGACCGAAGAAGGACTTTATGGTGACTATATTCTTCAGAACTATAGCGAAGAAGAAATCAATGAGGCTGCTACCTTCATTGATCTTGAACGCAATAAACTCCTTAATTATTCTGGTCTTGATCTCCTTCTAAAACGTTATGTTATAAAGAATTATTCTGGTAAGGTGATTGAGCGTGTACAGGAAATGTTCCTTGGTATTGCGCTTCATCTTGCTATGCCAGAGAAGGATGACCGTCTTATATGGGTACGTCGTATCTATGACTCACTCAGTAAGTTAGAAGTAACGATGGCAACACCTACCCTTTCTAATGCGCGTAAGCCAAGTCATCAGCTTTCAAGTTGCTTCATTGATACCGTACCAGATAGTTTGGATGGTATCTATCGTAGCTTGGACAACTTCTCACAGGTGAGCAAGTTTGGTGGTGGTATGGGTATGTACTTCGGTAAGGTACGTGCTACGGGTGGTAATATTCGTGGTTTTAAGGGTGTTGCAGGTGGTGTTATCCGTTGGATGCGACTTGTTAATGACACTGCTGTAGCTGTTGATCAGTTGGGAATGCGCCAAGGTGCTGTTGCCGTTTACTTAGATGTATGGCACAAAGACCTACCAGAGTTCCTACAACTTCGTACCAACAACGGTGATGACCGTATGAAGGCACACGATATTTTCCCTGCAATCTGCTATCCAGACTTATTCTGGAAAATGGCAGAGGAAGACATAAATCAGAACTGGTCACTCTTTTGTCCTAACGAGATTATGCGTATCAAGGGTTATTGTCTTGAGGATTGTTATGGAGAAGAGTGGGAACGTAAGTATCTTGATTGTGTCAACGACCAGCGTATCTCTCGACGTGTCATCAGCATTAAGGATATAATTAGATTGGTTCTTCGTTCTGCTGTTGAGACTGGAACACCATTTACATTCAACCGTGACACAGTAAACAGAGCTAATCCTAACGGTCATAAGGGTATGATTTACTGCTCTAATCTCTGTACTGAGATTGCTCAGAATATGGCTCCTATTGAGACCGTATCTAAGGAAATAGAGACAAAAGATGGTGATACTGTTGTTGTTACGACTACTCGTCCAGGTGAGTTAGTAGTATGTAACTTGGCAAGTCTTTCACTTGGAAGACTTCCATTGGAAGATGAGGAGAAAATGAAAGAAAAGGTAGCAACCGTTGTTCGTGCTCTTGATAACGTTATCAACCTTAACTTCTACCCTATTCCTTACGCAGAGCTAACGAACCAGCGTTATCGTTCTATTGGCTTGGGTATTAGCGGATATCATCATGCTCTTGCTAAACGTCGCATCAAATGGGAGAGTGAAGAGCATCTGCAGTTTATGGATAAGGTGTTCGAGACTATCAACCGAGCAGCTATCCTTGCTAGCTCAAATCTTGCTAAGGAGAAGGGAAGCTATCAATTCTTTGAGGGAAGTGACTGGCAGACGGGTGCTTACTTTGATAAGCGTGGTTATGATAGTGCTGAATGGCAAGATGTTCGTAAGACAGTTGCATCGCAGGGTATGCGCAATGCTTATCTACTTGCAGTCGCACCAACCAGCAGTACAAGTATTATTGCAGGTACAACAGCCGGTTTAGACCCTATCATGAAGCGTTTCTTCTTGGAAGAGAAGAAGGGAAGTATGCTCCCACGTGTCGCTCCTGAGCTTTCAGATGAGACTTACTGGATGTATAAGAGTGCTTATCTTATCAACCAGAAGTGGAGTGTTCGAGCTTCTGGTGTACGTCAGCGTCATATTGACCAGGCACAGAGTATGAACCTCTATATCACCAATGACTTCACAATGCGTCAGATACTCGACCTTTACTTACTTGCTTGGAAAGAGGGTGTTAAGACTATCTATTATGTGCGTAGTAAGTCATTAGAGGTAGAAGAGTGTGAGAGCTGCTCATCATAA
- a CDS encoding ribonucleotide-diphosphate reductase subunit beta: protein MDNQLKRNTLFNPSGDIELRLRRMIGGNTTNLNDFNNMKYSWVSDWYRQAMNNFWIPEEINLSQDFKDYPRLEKAERTAYDKILSFLVFLDSLQSNNLPTLSEYITANEVNLCLHIQAFQECIHSQSYSYMLDTICSPEERNDILYQWKTDEHLLNRNKFIGDCYNEFHEKRDKFSLMKTLIANFILEGIYFYSGFMFFYNLSRNGKMSGSAQEIRYINRDENTHLWLFRSIILELKKEEPDMFTPEKVKVYEDMMREGVRQEIAWGQYVIGNDVQGLNAQMVSDYIRYLGNLRWSGLGFGFLYDDNQKEPENMKWVSQYSNANMVKTDFFEAKSTAYAKSTALIDDL from the coding sequence ATGGACAATCAATTAAAACGTAATACCTTATTCAATCCTTCAGGCGATATAGAATTGCGCTTGAGACGAATGATTGGTGGCAATACTACTAATTTGAATGACTTCAATAATATGAAGTATTCATGGGTAAGTGACTGGTACAGACAAGCAATGAATAACTTCTGGATTCCAGAAGAAATCAATCTTTCACAAGACTTTAAGGACTATCCACGTCTTGAAAAGGCTGAACGTACAGCCTATGATAAGATTCTGAGCTTCCTTGTTTTCCTTGATTCGCTTCAGAGCAATAACCTCCCAACCCTTAGTGAGTATATCACTGCAAACGAGGTAAACCTCTGTTTGCATATTCAGGCATTCCAAGAGTGTATCCATAGTCAGAGTTATAGCTATATGCTCGATACGATTTGTAGTCCTGAAGAGCGTAACGATATTCTTTATCAGTGGAAGACCGATGAGCATCTCTTGAACCGTAATAAGTTTATTGGCGACTGCTACAATGAGTTCCATGAGAAAAGAGATAAGTTCAGTTTGATGAAGACGCTTATTGCTAACTTCATCCTTGAAGGTATCTACTTCTACAGCGGATTTATGTTCTTCTATAATCTCAGCCGAAATGGTAAGATGTCGGGTTCTGCACAGGAGATTCGCTATATCAACCGAGATGAGAATACACACTTATGGCTCTTCCGTAGCATTATTCTTGAGCTGAAGAAAGAGGAACCTGATATGTTTACTCCAGAGAAAGTAAAGGTTTATGAGGATATGATGCGTGAGGGTGTACGTCAGGAGATAGCATGGGGGCAATATGTTATCGGCAACGATGTGCAGGGTCTTAACGCTCAGATGGTGTCTGATTATATCCGTTATTTGGGCAATCTCCGCTGGTCAGGACTTGGCTTCGGCTTCCTCTATGATGACAACCAGAAGGAACCAGAGAATATGAAGTGGGTTAGTCAGTATTCAAATGCCAACATGGTAAAGACCGACTTCTTCGAAGCTAAGAGTACTGCTTATGCCAAGAGTACTGCATTGATTGATGACTTGTAG
- a CDS encoding DUF3108 domain-containing protein, translated as MKKLKIYIVCLFAMIAVSASAQCTFRNTAFSSGEYLTYNLYYNWKFIWVKAGTASWYTVSSTYKGIPAYRASLTTRGNGKLDDYFVLRDTLLTYNSKQMEPLYFRKGAREGKRYTVDEVFYSYPNGRCKLRQHRINNEGKHQWMENTYDDCSFDMMSIFLRARSFNPENWKKGEVVKFPIVDGNSRHAARIVYGGKENIKADNNHKYRCLRLTYYEYEDDKWREIASFYVTDDSNHIPVRLDMSLKFGSAKAFLVSMKGINSPITSEIK; from the coding sequence ATGAAAAAATTGAAGATTTATATAGTTTGTCTCTTTGCAATGATAGCAGTTAGTGCATCTGCACAGTGTACATTCCGAAATACGGCTTTCAGTAGTGGTGAGTACCTTACATATAACCTTTATTATAATTGGAAGTTTATTTGGGTAAAGGCAGGTACAGCTTCTTGGTACACGGTCTCTTCTACTTATAAAGGTATTCCAGCTTATCGGGCTTCGTTGACAACACGTGGTAATGGTAAGCTTGACGATTATTTTGTACTGCGTGATACGTTGCTTACCTACAACTCTAAACAGATGGAACCACTCTACTTCCGTAAAGGAGCAAGAGAAGGAAAGCGATATACGGTGGATGAGGTGTTCTACTCTTATCCAAATGGTAGGTGTAAGCTACGCCAACATAGAATCAACAACGAAGGAAAACATCAATGGATGGAGAATACATACGATGATTGTTCATTCGATATGATGAGTATCTTCCTTCGTGCACGTAGTTTCAATCCAGAGAACTGGAAGAAAGGTGAGGTAGTGAAGTTCCCTATTGTAGATGGAAATAGCCGTCATGCTGCTCGTATAGTTTATGGTGGTAAGGAGAATATTAAGGCCGACAATAATCATAAGTATCGTTGTTTGCGTCTCACTTATTATGAATATGAGGATGATAAATGGCGCGAAATAGCTAGTTTCTATGTAACGGATGACAGCAATCATATCCCTGTTCGTCTTGATATGAGTTTGAAGTTTGGTTCAGCAAAGGCTTTCCTTGTTTCTATGAAGGGTATCAATAGTCCGATTACATCAGAGATAAAATAG
- the ychF gene encoding redox-regulated ATPase YchF yields MALKCGIVGLPNVGKSTLFNCLSSAKAQAANFPFCTIEPNLGVITVPDERLNKLAEIVHPGRIVPATCEIVDIAGLVKGASKGEGLGNKFLGNIRECDAIIHVIRCFEDDNVVREGGMAVNPIEDKEIIDTELQLKDLETIEAQLAKQQKVAAAGNKDAKVMVSVLEAYKEVLEQGKNARSVEFESKEEQQAAHDLFLLTTKPVLYVCNVDESSAKTGNEYSQMIEKIAAEEGAEAMIIAAKTEEDIASLESYEDKKMFLDELGLEESGVSRLINKAYHLLNLQTFITAGEMEVKAWTFHKGWKAPQCAGVIHTDFEKGFIRAEVIKYDDYIKYGSEAAIREAGKLGIEGKEYVVQDGDIMHFRFNV; encoded by the coding sequence ATGGCATTAAAATGTGGTATAGTAGGACTGCCAAACGTAGGTAAGTCTACACTTTTCAACTGCTTGAGCAGTGCCAAAGCACAAGCAGCTAACTTCCCTTTCTGTACGATTGAGCCGAACCTCGGCGTAATTACCGTTCCAGACGAGCGTTTGAATAAGCTCGCTGAGATTGTTCATCCAGGACGAATCGTACCTGCTACCTGTGAGATTGTTGACATCGCAGGACTTGTTAAGGGTGCTTCAAAGGGTGAAGGATTGGGTAACAAGTTCCTTGGTAATATTCGTGAGTGCGATGCTATCATTCATGTAATCCGCTGTTTCGAGGACGATAACGTGGTACGTGAGGGTGGTATGGCAGTCAACCCGATTGAAGATAAGGAGATTATCGATACAGAGTTGCAGCTCAAAGACCTTGAAACCATCGAGGCACAGCTTGCTAAACAGCAGAAAGTTGCTGCTGCAGGCAATAAAGATGCTAAGGTAATGGTATCTGTCTTGGAGGCTTATAAGGAAGTGTTAGAGCAGGGTAAGAATGCTCGTAGCGTTGAGTTTGAAAGCAAGGAAGAACAGCAAGCAGCGCACGACCTCTTCCTCTTGACAACAAAACCTGTACTTTACGTTTGCAATGTAGACGAATCAAGTGCGAAGACAGGTAATGAATACAGTCAGATGATCGAGAAGATAGCAGCTGAAGAAGGTGCTGAAGCAATGATTATCGCTGCTAAGACAGAGGAAGATATCGCTTCTTTAGAGAGCTATGAGGATAAGAAAATGTTCCTTGACGAGCTTGGCTTGGAAGAAAGTGGTGTGAGCCGACTCATCAATAAAGCATATCATCTGCTCAATCTCCAGACCTTCATCACCGCTGGTGAGATGGAAGTAAAGGCATGGACCTTCCATAAAGGATGGAAAGCACCGCAGTGTGCGGGTGTTATCCATACTGACTTTGAGAAGGGATTCATTCGTGCAGAGGTCATCAAGTACGACGATTACATTAAATATGGTTCTGAGGCAGCTATTCGTGAGGCTGGTAAACTCGGCATCGAAGGTAAGGAGTACGTTGTACAAGACGGTGATATCATGCACTTTAGATTTAATGTATAG
- the lgt gene encoding prolipoprotein diacylglyceryl transferase gives MNNLLYIAWQPSEVIFQLGPLPIRWYGMCWLVGLALGYFMMQWLFKRHKFPPSQFDPLFLYVFFGVLIGARLGHCLFYEPEEFLTSWKGIMTIFIPIREMADGSWKYVGYQGLASHGGVVGLLIALFLYIRRTKMNTWVVLDFFGIVSGITACFIRLGNLMNSEIIGKVTDVPWAFIFYNVDDKPRHPGQLYEAIAYLIIFLFIYFIYRKYPKKVGTGLYFGLCLTLIFTFRFFIEYTKEIQVAFEAGLPIDMGQILSIPLIALGVWSILRSRGKEGKLP, from the coding sequence ATGAACAATCTACTTTATATTGCATGGCAGCCAAGTGAAGTGATTTTCCAGCTTGGTCCCCTTCCTATTCGTTGGTATGGAATGTGTTGGTTAGTAGGTCTTGCCTTGGGATATTTTATGATGCAGTGGCTTTTTAAGCGTCATAAATTCCCTCCATCACAGTTTGATCCACTCTTCCTCTATGTCTTCTTTGGCGTACTGATTGGTGCTCGCTTGGGTCATTGTCTCTTTTATGAACCAGAGGAGTTCCTCACTTCTTGGAAAGGAATCATGACTATCTTTATTCCTATTCGTGAAATGGCTGACGGTTCATGGAAGTATGTGGGTTATCAAGGGCTTGCATCCCATGGTGGAGTAGTCGGATTGCTTATTGCCCTCTTCCTTTATATTCGCAGGACGAAGATGAATACGTGGGTAGTACTTGACTTCTTCGGTATCGTATCAGGTATCACAGCCTGCTTTATTCGACTTGGAAACCTGATGAATTCAGAGATTATTGGTAAGGTAACAGACGTTCCTTGGGCATTTATCTTCTATAATGTAGATGATAAACCACGTCATCCGGGACAGCTCTATGAGGCAATAGCCTACTTAATTATCTTCCTTTTTATTTATTTCATATATAGGAAGTATCCGAAGAAAGTGGGTACAGGACTTTATTTCGGACTCTGTCTAACGCTCATTTTCACCTTCCGTTTCTTCATTGAATACACTAAGGAGATACAGGTAGCCTTTGAGGCAGGTTTGCCAATCGATATGGGACAGATACTAAGTATTCCTCTTATTGCCCTCGGTGTATGGTCAATTCTGCGCTCAAGAGGCAAAGAAGGAAAACTACCATAA